In a single window of the Hippoglossus hippoglossus isolate fHipHip1 chromosome 7, fHipHip1.pri, whole genome shotgun sequence genome:
- the LOC117764034 gene encoding rho-related GTP-binding protein RhoA-C-like, with protein sequence MAAIRKKLVIVGDGACGKTCLLIVFSKDQFPEVYVPTVFENYVADIEVDGKQVELALWDTAGQEDYDRLRPLSYPDTDVILMCFSVDSPDSLENIPEKWTPEVKHFCPNVPIILVGNKKDLRNDEHTRRELAKMKQEPVKLEDGKEMANRISAYGYQECSAKTKDGVREVFEMATRAALQAKKRGKKSSCLLL encoded by the exons ATGGCAGCAATCAGGAAGAAGTTGGTGATAGTTGGGGATGGTGCCTGCGGAAAGACCTGTCTGCTCATCGTCTTCAGCAAGGACCAGTTCCCAGAGGTGTACGTCCCCACTGTGTTTGAGAACTATGTGGCAGACATTGAAGTGGATGGCAAACAG GTCGAACTAGCACTTTGGGATACAGCTGGACAGGAAGACTATGACAGACTGAGGCCTCTCTCCTACCCTGACACTGATGTTATCCTCATGTGCTTCTCCGTAGACAGCCCTGACAGTTTAG AGAATATTCCAGAAAAGTGGACTCCTGAGGTGAAACACTTCTGTCCAAATGTTCCCATCATCCTGGTGGGCAATAAAAAAGATCTGCGCAACGATGAGCACACCAGACGAGAGCTTGCCAAAATGAAACAG GAACCAGTTAAACTTGAAGATGGAAAAGAGATGGCAAACCGCATCAGTGCCTATGGCTACCAGGAGTGTTCTGCCAAAACCAAAGATGGTGTGAGAGAGGTCTTTGAGATGGCAACTCGGGCAGCACTGCAGGCCAAGAAACGTGGCAAGAAGTCCAGCTGCCTTCTGTTATAG